Genomic DNA from Candidatus Methylomirabilota bacterium:
GCGTGGGCCCGGGGATCTCCAGCTCGGCCTGGATCTCACCGGCCGGTACCTCCCGCCCCGCCCGGACCAGGAAGAAGAAGATCTGCAGGCGCGTGAGGTGGGCCAGGGCCTTGAAGGCCTCCACATGCTCCTCGCGGGCCTGCAGTCGGGCCAGCGGCAGCGTTTTCATACTTCGAAG
This window encodes:
- a CDS encoding metalloregulator ArsR/SmtB family transcription factor produces the protein LRSMKTLPLARLQAREEHVEAFKALAHLTRLQIFFFLVRAGREVPAGEIQAELEIPGPTLSHHLDLLRRAGLLHSRKEERFIYYSVRPETVSDLVRLLTACC